From Micromonospora rifamycinica, a single genomic window includes:
- a CDS encoding nucleotide sugar dehydrogenase: MSQLLPAARPDVPAIVGGPTAIPDPTAAPATGARTAVVGLGYVGLPTSLALVASGSRVIGVDIAATRLDDIRAGRADLLDADQERLRETLRAADPALRLTTAISEIADADTVLICVPTPVDRHLAPDLTALRAACAAVVAHARPGQTIVLTSTSYVGTTRELLVAPLADRGLRVGQEVWVAFAPERVDPGNDRHRQELTPRVVGGTTPDCTARAATALARITPLVHRLGSPEAAEMTKLLENTFRAVNIALANEFADLCRDLHLDVTEVIDGADTKPYGFMAFQPGPGVGGHCIPCDPHYLLWQVRGQRREAPLIETAMRGIAARPRRVVDRIRELLAGAGRPLLGARVLVAGVTYKPGVADVRESPALEIIGELVRAGAEVGFVDELVDTVRTPDGQTLRRVADPADREWDLVVVHTRQSGLDEAWLSGQPMVLDATYRLAGLPRREVV; this comes from the coding sequence ATGTCGCAGCTGCTGCCCGCCGCCCGGCCCGACGTCCCGGCCATCGTCGGGGGTCCGACGGCGATACCGGATCCGACCGCCGCCCCCGCCACCGGAGCGCGTACCGCCGTGGTGGGCCTCGGGTACGTGGGCCTGCCGACCAGCCTGGCCCTGGTCGCCAGCGGATCCCGGGTGATCGGCGTGGACATCGCCGCTACCCGGCTCGACGACATCCGGGCCGGTCGGGCCGACCTGCTCGACGCCGACCAGGAACGGCTGCGCGAGACGCTCCGGGCCGCCGACCCCGCGCTGCGCCTCACCACCGCGATCAGCGAGATCGCCGACGCCGACACGGTGCTGATCTGCGTGCCGACGCCGGTGGACCGGCACCTCGCCCCGGACCTCACCGCGTTGCGGGCCGCCTGCGCGGCGGTGGTCGCCCACGCCCGCCCCGGCCAGACCATCGTGCTCACCTCCACCAGCTACGTCGGCACCACCCGCGAGCTGCTGGTCGCCCCGCTGGCCGACCGGGGCCTGCGGGTCGGGCAGGAGGTGTGGGTGGCCTTCGCGCCGGAGCGGGTCGACCCCGGCAACGACCGGCACCGCCAGGAACTCACCCCCCGGGTCGTCGGGGGCACCACCCCGGACTGCACCGCGCGGGCCGCCACCGCGCTGGCCCGGATCACGCCCCTGGTGCACCGGCTCGGCTCGCCCGAGGCCGCCGAGATGACGAAGCTGCTGGAGAACACCTTCCGGGCGGTCAACATCGCCTTGGCCAACGAGTTCGCCGACCTCTGCCGCGACCTGCACCTGGACGTCACCGAGGTGATCGACGGGGCGGACACCAAGCCGTACGGGTTCATGGCCTTCCAGCCCGGCCCCGGGGTGGGCGGGCACTGCATCCCCTGCGACCCGCACTACCTGCTCTGGCAGGTCCGCGGGCAGCGCCGCGAGGCCCCCCTGATCGAGACCGCGATGCGGGGGATCGCCGCCCGCCCCCGCCGGGTGGTGGACCGGATCCGGGAGCTGCTCGCCGGGGCCGGGCGCCCCCTGCTCGGTGCCCGGGTGCTGGTCGCCGGGGTGACGTACAAGCCGGGGGTCGCCGACGTCCGGGAGTCCCCGGCCCTGGAGATCATCGGCGAGCTGGTCCGGGCCGGCGCGGAGGTCGGTTTCGTCGACGAGCTCGTCGACACCGTCCGCACCCCCGACGGCCAGACCCTGCGCCGGGTCGCCGACCCGGCCGACCGGGAGTGGGACCTGGTGGTCGTGCACACCCGCCAGTCCGGCCTGGACGAGGCGTGGCTGAGCGGGCAGCCGATGGTGCTCGACGCCACCTACCGGCTCGCCGGGCTGCCCCGGCGGGAGGTCGTCTGA
- a CDS encoding LutC/YkgG family protein, producing the protein MTRELTTLFAERAGDYRAGVHHCAPAALADLLATLLAGASGVVLPAGVPPEWTARLGRPTLAGDTLTAAELDAPGLAVLTGCVLAVAETGTLVLDGGAAQGRRLLTLIPDHHVCVVHATQIVADLPDLVRALPDPTRPLTLISGPSATSDIELSRVEGVHGPRRLDVVCLPPG; encoded by the coding sequence ATGACCCGTGAGCTGACCACCCTCTTCGCCGAGCGGGCCGGGGACTACCGCGCCGGCGTGCACCACTGCGCCCCGGCGGCGCTGGCCGACCTGCTCGCCACCCTGCTCGCCGGGGCGTCGGGCGTGGTACTGCCGGCCGGCGTCCCGCCGGAGTGGACCGCCCGGCTGGGTCGACCGACGCTGGCCGGCGACACCCTCACCGCAGCCGAACTCGACGCCCCCGGGCTGGCCGTGCTCACCGGCTGCGTGCTCGCCGTCGCCGAGACCGGCACCCTGGTGCTCGACGGGGGAGCGGCGCAGGGCCGGCGGCTGCTGACCCTGATCCCCGACCACCACGTCTGCGTGGTGCACGCCACGCAGATCGTCGCCGACCTGCCCGACCTGGTCCGGGCGCTGCCCGACCCCACCCGTCCCCTGACGTTGATCTCCGGCCCCTCCGCGACCAGCGACATCGAGCTGAGCCGGGTGGAGGGCGTGCACGGCCCCCGCCGCCTGGACGTCGTCTGCCTCCCGCCGGGGTGA
- a CDS encoding SDR family NAD(P)-dependent oxidoreductase has protein sequence MTDFHGLVAAVTGGGSGIGAAVADLLAGRGARVAVLDRDPGAGGPHLRLTADVTGPLEETMDRVAATLGGLDVLVNCAAVSAVGTVQSADDAEWHRCLDVNVVGVARACRAALPHLRRSTSAAIVSITSIAATAGLVDRAVYSATKGAVHALSLAMAADLVADGIRVCTVAPGTVDTPWVTRLLAGAEDPAAEKRRLAARQPTGRLVTADEVAQAVAFLASPSSGATTGTALAVDGGMSGLRLVR, from the coding sequence ATGACGGATTTCCACGGTCTGGTGGCCGCGGTCACCGGTGGTGGCTCGGGCATCGGCGCGGCGGTCGCCGACCTGTTGGCCGGGCGCGGGGCGCGGGTCGCCGTGCTCGACCGCGACCCGGGTGCCGGCGGGCCGCACCTGCGGCTGACCGCCGACGTCACCGGCCCGCTGGAGGAGACCATGGACCGGGTCGCCGCCACCCTGGGCGGCCTCGACGTGCTGGTGAACTGCGCGGCGGTCAGCGCGGTCGGGACGGTGCAGTCCGCCGACGACGCCGAGTGGCACCGCTGCCTGGACGTCAACGTCGTCGGGGTGGCGCGGGCCTGCCGGGCCGCCCTGCCCCACCTGCGCCGCTCGACCAGCGCGGCCATCGTCAGCATCACCTCGATCGCGGCGACGGCGGGGCTGGTCGACCGGGCGGTCTACTCCGCCACCAAGGGCGCGGTGCACGCGCTCAGCCTGGCCATGGCGGCGGATCTGGTGGCCGACGGCATCCGGGTGTGCACGGTGGCGCCGGGCACGGTGGACACCCCGTGGGTCACCCGGCTGCTCGCCGGTGCCGAGGACCCGGCCGCCGAGAAGCGCCGGCTCGCCGCCCGCCAGCCGACCGGCCGACTGGTCACCGCCGACGAGGTCGCCCAGGCGGTGGCGTTCCTGGCCTCCCCGTCGTCCGGGGCCACCACCGGCACCGCGCTGGCCGTCGACGGCGGCATGTCCGGCCTTCGGCTGGTCCGCTGA
- a CDS encoding polysaccharide deacetylase family protein: MSRLWPRALNGLLSLVTLLVVAAPFGVSWYLDDLRRHVSGQHDTPVTRVDPADLRRFTETAGRLPARAAPVVVAYHDIRPHGDDPAATEPTGREHYVVTPEAFDAQLTALRTAGYRTISSAQYVDYLRGGEVPARSVYLTFDDGTRGLWSYADPILKRHRMVAASYLITGQVGTHRPYYLSWAEIDRMRRSGRWDFQAHTHDLHTRVQTAPGRLGSPLTHRRWEPATGAQESLAGYRQRLTADFDAMFAAFTAHELPRPQLFAYPFSEIGDATTDPEAAAFSRDLIAARFVAALTNKSLAPQPSSRRSAADGQVERTEVYARTTAAELVSAVVERTAVPAVLPDPFARPWDWRDQHGEPMTELSPLTAGRFPADSPRRAYGTLLAYASADWTGYTVDATLRGLRADGGTVTLLVGVNGDATVSVRVTHGRVALLRAGRVVAEAALDPAATHRVTVTVRDGEVAARVDGGPDLRVVTPTGPGATGGLAVAVDDAEGRPHPSVAALAVTTTG; the protein is encoded by the coding sequence GTGAGCCGGCTCTGGCCCCGCGCGCTCAACGGGCTGCTGTCGCTGGTCACCCTGCTGGTGGTGGCGGCGCCCTTCGGGGTGTCCTGGTACCTCGACGACCTGCGCCGCCACGTCAGCGGGCAGCACGACACCCCGGTCACCCGGGTCGACCCCGCCGACCTGCGCCGCTTCACCGAGACGGCCGGGCGGCTGCCGGCGCGGGCCGCGCCGGTGGTGGTGGCCTACCACGACATCCGGCCGCACGGCGACGACCCGGCGGCGACCGAGCCGACCGGCCGGGAGCACTACGTGGTCACCCCGGAGGCGTTCGACGCCCAGCTCACCGCGCTGCGCACCGCCGGCTACCGGACGATCTCCTCGGCCCAGTACGTCGACTACCTGCGCGGCGGCGAGGTGCCGGCCCGCTCGGTCTACCTCACCTTCGACGACGGCACCCGGGGCCTGTGGTCGTACGCCGACCCGATCCTGAAACGACACCGGATGGTGGCCGCCTCCTACCTGATCACCGGGCAGGTGGGCACCCACCGGCCGTACTACCTGAGCTGGGCCGAGATCGACCGGATGCGGCGCTCCGGCCGGTGGGACTTCCAGGCGCACACGCACGACCTGCACACCCGGGTGCAGACCGCGCCGGGGCGGCTCGGCTCCCCGCTGACCCACCGACGGTGGGAACCGGCCACCGGGGCGCAGGAGAGCCTGGCCGGTTACCGGCAGCGGTTGACCGCCGACTTCGACGCGATGTTCGCCGCGTTCACCGCCCACGAGCTGCCCCGCCCGCAGTTGTTCGCGTACCCGTTCTCCGAGATCGGCGACGCGACGACCGACCCGGAGGCCGCCGCGTTCAGCCGCGACCTGATCGCCGCGCGGTTCGTCGCCGCGCTGACCAACAAGTCGCTCGCCCCGCAGCCGAGCAGCCGCCGGTCGGCGGCCGACGGCCAGGTCGAGCGGACCGAGGTCTACGCCCGGACCACCGCCGCCGAACTGGTCAGCGCGGTCGTCGAGCGGACGGCCGTGCCCGCCGTGCTGCCCGACCCGTTCGCCCGCCCCTGGGACTGGCGTGACCAGCACGGCGAGCCGATGACCGAGCTGTCCCCGCTGACCGCCGGGCGGTTCCCCGCCGACAGTCCGCGCCGCGCCTACGGCACCCTGCTCGCCTACGCCAGCGCGGACTGGACCGGCTACACGGTCGACGCGACGCTGCGCGGCCTGCGGGCCGACGGCGGCACGGTCACCCTGCTGGTCGGGGTGAACGGCGACGCCACGGTCTCGGTACGGGTCACCCACGGCCGGGTGGCGCTGCTGCGCGCCGGCCGGGTGGTCGCCGAGGCGGCGCTCGACCCGGCGGCCACCCACCGGGTCACGGTCACCGTGCGCGACGGCGAGGTGGCGGCCCGGGTCGACGGCGGCCCGGACCTGCGGGTGGTCACCCCCACCGGGCCGGGAGCCACCGGCGGGCTCGCCGTGGCGGTCGACGACGCCGAGGGGCGACCCCACCCGTCCGTCGCCGCCCTCGCCGTGACCACCACCGGGTGA
- a CDS encoding lactate utilization protein B, translated as MTSGEHPAVGRQLPIVAVTPFPRAAAGALGDSRLRTNLGRATRTIREKRAAVVAEVPDWELLRERAARVKDDVLDRLPELVARFARAATAAGATVHHAVDAAAANAVVTELVRAQGVDRVVKVKSMATQEIGLNEALAAAGVTAVETDLAELIVQLADDTPSHILVPAIHYNRGQIRELFARRMPGFTADSDDPAVLAGAAREYLRRTFLAARVAICGANFAVAETGSLVVVESEGNGRMCLTLPDTLIAVVGVEKLLPRFADLGDFLRLLPRSSTGERMNPYTSIVTGVTPGDGPRRLHVVLLDNGRHRVAADPVGRAALRCIRCSACLNVCPVYERVGGHAYGSVYPGPIGAILSPQLTGQDAGHNATLPYASTLCGACYDVCPVKIDIPAILVHLRQTGPKPPAERAAMAVLAWTMRDRRRWRAALRTARSGGRPLRVLTRPHGGRLRRAPWPLAAWTAHRDAPLPADESFRDWWRRTHDP; from the coding sequence ATGACGTCCGGTGAGCACCCGGCGGTGGGCCGGCAGTTGCCCATCGTGGCGGTCACCCCCTTCCCCCGGGCGGCGGCCGGCGCGCTGGGCGACAGCCGGCTCCGGACGAACCTGGGCCGCGCCACCCGCACCATCCGGGAGAAACGGGCCGCGGTGGTGGCCGAGGTGCCCGACTGGGAACTGCTGCGCGAGCGGGCGGCCCGGGTGAAGGACGACGTGCTCGACCGGTTGCCCGAGCTGGTGGCCCGGTTCGCGCGGGCGGCCACCGCCGCCGGGGCGACCGTGCACCACGCGGTGGACGCCGCCGCCGCCAACGCGGTGGTCACCGAGCTGGTCCGGGCGCAGGGCGTCGACCGGGTGGTGAAGGTCAAGTCGATGGCGACCCAGGAGATCGGCCTCAACGAGGCGCTCGCGGCGGCCGGGGTGACGGCCGTGGAGACCGACCTGGCCGAGCTGATCGTGCAGCTGGCCGACGACACCCCGTCGCACATCCTGGTGCCGGCGATCCACTACAACCGGGGGCAGATCCGCGAACTGTTCGCCCGGCGGATGCCCGGCTTCACCGCCGACTCGGACGACCCCGCGGTGCTGGCCGGCGCCGCCCGGGAGTATCTGCGGCGTACCTTCCTGGCGGCCCGGGTGGCGATCTGCGGGGCCAACTTCGCGGTGGCCGAGACCGGCTCCCTGGTGGTCGTCGAGTCCGAGGGCAACGGCCGGATGTGCCTGACCCTGCCGGACACCCTGATCGCCGTGGTCGGGGTCGAGAAGCTGCTGCCCCGCTTCGCGGACCTCGGCGACTTCCTGCGACTGCTGCCGCGTTCGTCGACCGGTGAGCGGATGAACCCGTACACCTCGATCGTGACCGGGGTGACCCCCGGCGACGGGCCGCGCCGGCTGCACGTCGTGCTGCTGGACAACGGCCGCCACCGGGTGGCGGCGGACCCGGTGGGCCGGGCGGCGCTGCGCTGCATCCGCTGCTCTGCCTGCCTGAACGTGTGTCCGGTCTACGAGCGGGTGGGCGGCCACGCCTACGGTTCGGTCTATCCCGGCCCGATCGGGGCGATCCTGTCGCCCCAGCTCACCGGGCAGGACGCCGGCCACAACGCCACCCTGCCGTACGCCTCGACGCTCTGCGGGGCCTGCTACGACGTCTGCCCCGTCAAGATCGACATACCGGCGATCCTGGTCCACCTGCGCCAGACGGGGCCGAAGCCGCCGGCCGAACGGGCGGCGATGGCGGTGCTGGCCTGGACGATGCGTGACCGCCGTCGGTGGCGGGCGGCGCTGCGGACGGCCCGGTCCGGCGGCCGGCCGCTGCGGGTGCTCACCCGGCCGCACGGCGGGCGGCTGCGCCGGGCACCCTGGCCGCTGGCGGCGTGGACGGCACACCGAGACGCCCCGCTGCCGGCCGACGAGTCCTTCCGTGACTGGTGGCGCCGGACCCATGACCCGTGA
- a CDS encoding DUF4139 domain-containing protein: protein MDAVEIEAPVVAVTVYPDRARVTRRAVTRLAAGEHRIRIAPLPVRLRRDSLRVAGGGSATVLGVEVSTWRQPRSTDGQVDALTRRVRELADELAEVDDDTEVETQRRQFLARLADRAGGTYARTLATGDAGPTDVTTFADAVAAQLAESHRRRRGLARRRTGLAEELAAVERELAAAGGKREPDRLAAEVTVAVDADDTELDLELSYLVDGARWQSSYDLRLVGESMTATWFGLVTQDTGEDWPECTLQLSTARPAAAAGVPELSPWYLDRLRPAPVALAAASFGAPPPPAPAAAPAGGGGAARSAAPRPAVRESVAEVAQGVTAATYRPARPVAVPADGSAYRAVIAVLDLPVRLDHVTVPLRAAEAHLRATVRNTSAHTLLPGPAAVFHDADFVAATRLPTWAPGEETELALGVDDRVRVERELTRRSDTRATLGSTRRRDVEYRISVANHTPRPATVEVLDQLPVSRDEAVTVREATVVPPPDERTDLGELTWRLRLAPGERGEITLGFRVELGKGVELAGWRD, encoded by the coding sequence GTGGACGCTGTGGAGATCGAAGCACCCGTCGTCGCGGTCACCGTCTATCCGGACCGGGCCCGGGTCACCCGCCGGGCTGTCACCCGCCTGGCCGCCGGTGAGCACCGGATCCGGATCGCGCCCCTGCCGGTACGCCTGCGGCGGGACTCGTTGCGGGTCGCCGGCGGCGGCTCGGCCACCGTCCTCGGCGTGGAGGTGAGCACCTGGCGGCAGCCCCGCAGCACCGACGGTCAGGTCGACGCGCTGACCCGACGGGTCCGGGAGCTGGCCGACGAGCTGGCCGAGGTCGACGACGACACCGAGGTCGAGACGCAGCGGCGGCAGTTCCTCGCCCGACTGGCCGACCGGGCCGGCGGCACGTACGCCCGCACGCTGGCCACCGGGGACGCCGGCCCGACCGACGTGACCACCTTCGCCGACGCGGTGGCCGCCCAGCTCGCCGAGTCGCACCGCCGCCGACGCGGGCTGGCCCGGCGGCGCACCGGACTGGCCGAGGAGCTGGCGGCCGTCGAGCGGGAGCTGGCCGCTGCGGGCGGCAAGCGGGAACCGGACCGGCTGGCCGCCGAGGTGACGGTGGCGGTGGACGCCGACGACACCGAGCTGGACCTGGAGCTGAGCTACCTGGTCGACGGCGCACGTTGGCAGTCCTCCTACGACCTGCGCCTGGTCGGGGAGAGCATGACGGCCACCTGGTTCGGCCTGGTCACCCAGGACACCGGCGAGGACTGGCCGGAGTGCACGCTCCAGCTCTCCACCGCCCGCCCGGCGGCGGCGGCCGGCGTACCCGAGCTGTCGCCCTGGTATCTCGACCGGCTCCGGCCCGCGCCGGTGGCCCTGGCGGCGGCGAGCTTCGGCGCACCGCCACCACCCGCACCCGCGGCGGCCCCGGCCGGCGGCGGTGGCGCGGCCCGCTCGGCCGCGCCGCGCCCGGCGGTCCGGGAGAGCGTGGCAGAGGTCGCGCAGGGGGTCACCGCGGCGACCTACCGGCCCGCGCGCCCGGTGGCGGTGCCCGCCGACGGCAGCGCCTACCGGGCCGTCATCGCCGTGCTGGACCTGCCGGTCCGCCTCGACCACGTGACCGTGCCGCTGCGGGCGGCCGAGGCGCACCTGCGGGCGACGGTCCGCAACACCTCGGCGCACACCCTGCTCCCCGGCCCGGCGGCGGTGTTCCACGACGCCGACTTCGTCGCCGCCACCCGGCTGCCGACCTGGGCGCCCGGCGAGGAGACCGAGCTGGCGCTCGGGGTGGACGACCGGGTCCGGGTGGAACGCGAGCTGACCCGGCGCTCCGACACCCGGGCCACCCTCGGCTCCACCCGGCGACGGGACGTGGAGTACCGGATCAGCGTGGCGAACCACACCCCCCGACCGGCCACGGTGGAGGTCCTGGACCAGCTCCCGGTCTCCCGCGACGAAGCGGTGACCGTCCGCGAGGCCACCGTCGTCCCGCCACCGGACGAGCGCACCGACCTGGGCGAGCTGACCTGGCGGCTGCGCCTCGCCCCGGGGGAGCGCGGCGAGATCACCCTGGGTTTCCGGGTCGAACTCGGCAAGGGGGTCGAGCTGGCCGGCTGGCGGGACTGA
- a CDS encoding glycosyltransferase family 2 protein translates to MTAPVRRGLRRLLTVLALLPLIVLLARQLPRLPYAPLLAFYGFAVLTATVAVFYLAYARYADPAEAPAQPRHTATFPPLPPAPRVSLLVAVKDEVDGIEACVRSMTGSEHRPLQVIVVDDGSTDGTAEVLDRLAAELPVTVLHLPRNVGKKRALVHAARHATGDVLAFTDSDCVLAPDALGRCVEALLRQPDLGAVSGHARALNPDESLLSRVQDVWYEGQFRVSKAAEASFGAVTCVSGPLAVFRREAVLNYLPAWAADRFLGGEFRFATDRQLTGYVLGQRWIGDRLKRRFADSSFVRDEDHPPRAWRVGYVRSAKVWTTVPARLRPFLRQQTRWKKSYVRNLFFTGTFMWRRGAGPAALYYGHALWVALAPAMAFSHLVWAPLRGWWAVPLLYLCGVLLKGTAWGLAYRLDNPGDPRWAYRPLMSVLSATVLSWLLPWSVGTIRRGVWSRSTV, encoded by the coding sequence GTGACCGCCCCCGTGCGGCGCGGCCTGCGGCGGCTGCTCACCGTGCTCGCGCTGCTCCCGCTGATCGTCCTGCTGGCCCGGCAACTGCCCCGACTGCCGTACGCCCCGCTGCTGGCGTTCTACGGCTTCGCCGTGCTCACCGCCACCGTCGCCGTGTTCTACCTGGCCTACGCCCGGTACGCCGACCCCGCCGAGGCGCCGGCGCAGCCCCGGCACACCGCCACCTTCCCGCCGCTGCCGCCGGCCCCCCGGGTCAGCCTGCTGGTGGCGGTCAAGGACGAGGTGGACGGCATCGAGGCGTGCGTCCGGTCGATGACCGGCAGCGAGCACCGGCCGTTGCAGGTGATCGTGGTCGACGACGGCTCCACCGACGGCACCGCCGAGGTCCTCGACCGGCTCGCCGCCGAACTCCCGGTCACCGTGCTGCACCTGCCCCGCAACGTCGGCAAGAAGCGGGCCCTGGTGCACGCCGCCCGGCACGCCACCGGCGACGTGCTCGCCTTCACCGACTCCGACTGCGTGCTCGCCCCGGACGCGCTGGGCCGCTGCGTCGAGGCCCTGCTGCGGCAACCGGACCTCGGCGCGGTCAGCGGTCACGCCCGCGCGCTCAACCCGGACGAATCGCTGCTCAGCCGGGTGCAGGACGTCTGGTACGAGGGCCAGTTCCGGGTCTCCAAGGCAGCCGAGGCGTCGTTCGGGGCGGTCACCTGCGTCTCCGGCCCGCTGGCGGTGTTCCGCCGGGAGGCGGTGCTCAACTACCTGCCCGCCTGGGCGGCCGACCGGTTCCTCGGGGGCGAGTTCCGGTTCGCCACCGACCGGCAGCTCACCGGCTACGTGCTCGGCCAACGCTGGATCGGCGACCGGCTCAAGCGGCGCTTCGCCGACTCGTCGTTCGTCCGCGACGAGGACCACCCGCCGCGCGCCTGGCGGGTCGGCTACGTCCGCTCGGCGAAGGTGTGGACCACCGTGCCGGCCCGGCTGCGGCCGTTCCTGCGCCAGCAGACCCGGTGGAAGAAGAGCTACGTGCGGAACCTCTTCTTCACCGGCACGTTCATGTGGCGGCGGGGTGCCGGCCCGGCCGCGCTCTACTACGGTCACGCGCTCTGGGTGGCGCTGGCCCCGGCGATGGCCTTCTCCCACCTGGTGTGGGCGCCGCTGCGCGGCTGGTGGGCGGTGCCGCTGCTCTACCTGTGCGGGGTGCTGCTCAAGGGCACCGCGTGGGGGCTGGCCTACCGGCTGGACAACCCGGGTGACCCGCGCTGGGCGTACCGGCCGTTGATGAGCGTGCTCTCCGCGACCGTACTGTCCTGGCTGCTGCCCTGGTCGGTGGGGACGATCCGGCGTGGTGTGTGGTCCCGGAGCACGGTGTGA
- a CDS encoding (Fe-S)-binding protein produces MRIALFVTCLNDAFFPRVGIATVTVLERLGHTVTFPAGQSCCGQLHANTGYPAPARALERGTEAAFAGHDVVVSPSGSCVAHLRAHTRLPVYELSELLVDVLAVTDVGARFPYRVTYHPTCHGLRMLRLGDRPLRLLGAVRDLELRELPEPEQCCGFGGTFALKNAAVSGAMLADKCAHATSTGADYLAAADSSCLAHIGGGLARRPAAPRPVHYAEILAATGPTG; encoded by the coding sequence GTGCGTATCGCGTTGTTCGTCACCTGCCTCAACGACGCGTTCTTCCCGCGGGTCGGCATCGCCACCGTGACGGTGCTGGAGCGGCTGGGCCACACCGTGACCTTCCCCGCCGGGCAGAGCTGCTGCGGCCAGTTGCACGCCAACACCGGCTACCCGGCCCCGGCCCGTGCCCTGGAGCGCGGCACCGAGGCGGCGTTCGCCGGCCACGACGTCGTGGTCTCCCCGTCCGGCTCCTGCGTGGCCCACCTGCGGGCGCACACCCGGCTGCCGGTGTACGAGCTGTCCGAGCTGCTGGTGGACGTGCTCGCGGTGACCGACGTGGGGGCCCGCTTCCCGTACCGGGTCACCTACCATCCGACCTGCCACGGGCTGCGGATGCTGCGGCTGGGTGACCGGCCGCTGCGGCTGCTCGGCGCGGTACGCGACCTGGAGCTGCGGGAGCTGCCCGAGCCGGAGCAGTGCTGCGGCTTCGGTGGCACCTTCGCCCTGAAGAACGCCGCGGTCTCCGGTGCCATGCTCGCCGACAAGTGCGCCCACGCGACGAGCACCGGAGCCGACTACCTGGCCGCCGCCGACAGCTCCTGCCTGGCCCACATCGGTGGTGGCCTGGCCCGCCGGCCCGCCGCGCCGCGCCCGGTCCACTACGCCGAGATCCTCGCCGCCACCGGGCCGACCGGATGA
- a CDS encoding DUF4132 domain-containing protein, which translates to MGWSAVPGGYQVALRDGDVVARNAKGRELRSVPASLRDDPTVLGLRQLTEWLTRHEAQCRTDIERWMVRSLPVPVSVLTEVWPDEAWRTALTDLVVAVLDDDGHRDPDGVGLLRDAGDGQVGLVDLDGDTVRRTARRIVVPHPVTLDDLDDLREFAAELQVRQSVDQLFRQTWVRGPDVDPTATRVGDYSGGRYDQLRHLTARATKLGYPVRGGNAVCRIVEDGHTVEARSWVGADDPYYETETGDLVFTDRHGTALPLGTVGPVAWSEGTRMAAALYAGRVVAAQEEDGR; encoded by the coding sequence ATGGGATGGTCAGCGGTGCCGGGTGGCTATCAGGTCGCTCTCCGTGACGGCGACGTCGTGGCGCGGAACGCCAAGGGACGGGAACTCCGTTCCGTGCCGGCGTCCTTACGCGACGATCCGACGGTGCTCGGGCTGCGCCAGCTCACCGAGTGGCTGACCCGGCACGAGGCCCAGTGCCGGACGGACATCGAACGCTGGATGGTGCGCTCGCTGCCGGTGCCGGTGTCGGTGCTGACCGAGGTGTGGCCGGACGAGGCGTGGCGCACCGCGCTGACCGACCTCGTCGTCGCGGTGCTCGACGACGACGGCCACCGGGATCCGGACGGGGTGGGTCTGCTCCGCGACGCGGGCGACGGTCAGGTCGGGCTGGTCGACCTCGACGGCGACACCGTCCGGCGGACCGCCCGACGGATCGTCGTCCCCCACCCGGTCACCCTCGACGACCTCGACGACCTGCGGGAGTTCGCCGCCGAGCTCCAGGTCCGCCAGTCGGTCGACCAGCTCTTCCGGCAGACCTGGGTCCGCGGGCCGGACGTCGACCCGACGGCGACCCGGGTCGGCGACTACTCCGGCGGCCGGTACGACCAGCTCCGCCACCTGACGGCCCGGGCGACGAAGCTCGGTTATCCGGTGCGCGGCGGCAACGCGGTGTGCCGGATCGTCGAGGACGGCCACACCGTCGAGGCCCGGTCGTGGGTCGGCGCCGATGACCCGTACTACGAGACCGAGACCGGTGACCTCGTCTTCACCGACCGGCACGGCACCGCCCTGCCGCTGGGCACGGTCGGCCCGGTGGCCTGGTCGGAAGGAACCCGGATGGCCGCCGCGCTGTACGCCGGACGGGTCGTGGCAGCACAAGAGGAGGATGGCCGGTGA